Proteins co-encoded in one Chrysemys picta bellii isolate R12L10 chromosome 13, ASM1138683v2, whole genome shotgun sequence genomic window:
- the LOC135975274 gene encoding uncharacterized protein LOC135975274, producing the protein MQSSPAVMAVQSVNRKRAPAWTDREVLDLIAVWGDESVLSELRSKRRNAKIYEKISKAMAERGYSRDATQCRVKIKELRQGYQKTKEANGRSGSHPQTSRFYEALHSILGAAATTTPPVTVDSEDGIVSTAGSSDMLGDGEDEEGDEEGEAVGSAHNADFPDSQDLFITLTEIPYEASPAVTPDTESGEGSATPSATVSQPSLESHSQRLARIRRRKRRTREDMFSELMACSQAQAAQQTQWRENLTRMHQANMDREERWRQEDQQATQTLLGLLREQMDTLRRLVDVLQERRQEDRAPLQSISNRPPLPPSPIPTSPKVQRRRGGRVPANSHSTPAESSSSRRLSFPKI; encoded by the exons atgcagagctctccagcagtgatggccgtgcagtctgtgaatagaaagagggccccagcatggactgatcgggaagtcttggatctcatcgctgtgtggggcgatgagtccgtgctttccgagctgcgatccaaaagacggaatgcaaagatctacgagaagatctctaaagccatggcagagagaggatacagccgggatgcaacgcagtgccgcgtgaaaatcaaggagctgagacaaggctaccagaagaccaaagaggcaaacggacgctccggatcccatccccagacatcccgtttctacgaggcactgcattccatcctcggtgcggccgccaccactaccccaccagtgaccgtggactctgaggatgggatagtgtccacggccggttcctccgacatgttaggggacggggaagatgaggaaggagatgaggagggcgaggcagtcggcagcgctcacaacgctgatttccccgacagccaggatctcttcatcacccttacagagatcccctacgaagcgtccccagccgttaccccggacacagaatctggtgaaggatcagcca ccccatctgcgactgtctcacaacctagcctggaatcacactcccagaggctagcgcggattaggcgtaggaagaggaggacacgggaggacatgttctctgagcttatggcctgttcccaagcccaggcagcacagcagacccagtggcgggagaacttgacccgaatgcaccaagccaacatggatcgggaggagaggtggcggcaggaagaccagcaggcgactcaaacgctgcttggactactgagggagcaaatggacacgctccggcgccttgtggatgttctgcaggaacggaggcaggaggacagagccccgctgcagtccatctctaaccgccctcccctgccaccaagtcccatacccacctcacccaaagtgcaaagaaggagaggcggcagagtccctgctaactctcactccacccctgcagagagctctagtagcagaaggctctcatttcccaaaatttga